In a genomic window of Leishmania mexicana MHOM/GT/2001/U1103 complete genome, chromosome 30:
- a CDS encoding mitotic centromere-associated kinesin (MCAK),putative yields MGGGGGVVAGTPLAAVTLHRRNEPRQASAPGVSRVVLRHERRHPVTPSTALYNSTNRELTRLSVLPPISRPYRRSASPPQQASTAQLRQSVSCARAPGGATGRRSPSNPSNPAPPSERQTSLQESVLLLAAPRIAGEEDLASSPPEQPSPAPRTTANIPVSAPSASPLPLKQADRVTTETRARSPSAASAVGVSSVVNSRCKGRDGRITVVVRKRPLAPGEPGVDCVQVDRAHVRLAVTKQRVDLTSYEESSDYVFDSAFGAEASNEDVYVHSVRDLLTVSLSGGSASCFAYGQTGSGKTYTMIGTEAEKGLYLQAAGDLFERLRPGQQLCVSFFEIYCNSLYDLLNHRHPIVLREDAHRRVNICGVTWCTVATVEELWRLVQSGMEQRRSGTTTANEHSSRSHAVLSLRITDSKNPDFTGTVNFVDLAGSERAADTAAHDRLTRLEGAEINKSLLALKECIRALDEKKKHVPFRGSRLTEVLRASFTGNSKTVMIAAVSPSSVNHEHTNNTLRYAFRVKGLSIPSLGPSKARNAPRLYLPVARSRSRAAAAAATNEPTSTSAVAECSFNTKPPDEAASPPRPRRARRRRYAYKKAHEPQSEIGILDTNESFTSDTATESPRPRMRIAQRARPHKVGRNSMGSSTSAKQQKMCSLVPYIMESLSLRRTRQRTLKEHLPPPRAAPSICESSDLLLANVSDIDSKSRALVEMVLPHVKGVTRHPSSLTSVDVAALEQRLTLQIIAQLRLDLGQQLEEVLMEKDTTIAALRSENEKLRQVLDKAEKDEQFYGCSPRDGEVQKRPAILPALVYPSSPSILQEQLSSGVSTASVGDEAPLHVLSE; encoded by the coding sequence atgggtggtggtggtggcgtggtAGCCGGCACACCTCTTGCAGCAGTCACCCTCCACCGTCGCAACGAGCCGCGCCAAGCGTCGGCCCCTGGAGTCTCGCGCGTCGTTCTGCGTCATGAGCGTCGCCATCCCGTCACACCATCTACCGCGCTGTACAACAGCACCAACAGAGAGCTCACGAGGCTGTCAGTGTTGCCACCGATATCTCGCCCCTACAGGAGGTCCGCGAGCCCGCCCCAGCAAGCTTCAACCGCACAGCTCCGCCAAAGTGTGTCGTGCGCCAGAGCGCCTGGTGGAGCCACAGGCCGCAGATCCCCCTCGAACCCCTCCAacccggcgccaccgtcggAAAGGCAAACGTCTCTTCAGGAGAGCGTGCTGCTCCTCGCAGCACCGCGCATcgcgggggaggaggacctCGCCTCGTCACCGCCTGAGCAGCCCTCGCCGGCCCCGAGAACGACAGCGAATATCCCGGTCAGCGCTCCCTCTGCCAGCCCCTTGCCTCTCAAGCAAGCAGACCGGGTCACTACCGAGACGAGGGCACGATCCCCGAGTGCGGCGTCCGCGGTGGGGGTATCATCAGTAGTAAATAGTCGCTGCAAAGGCAGAGACGGCCGCATCACGGTGGTTGTGCGCAAGCGCCCTTTAGCACCTGGTGAGCCCGGTGTGGACTGTGTGCAGGTGGACAGggcacacgtgcgcctcGCCGTCACGAAGCAGCGTGTAGACCTGACCAGCTacgaggagagcagcgacTACGTCTTTGACAGCGCCTTCGGGGCAGAGGCCTCGAACGAGGACGTCTACGTCCACTCCGTAAGGGATCTTCTCACTGTCAGCCTTTCCGGTGGCAGTGCCTCCTGCTTCGCGTACGGGCAGACAGGGAGCGGCAAGACGTACACCATGATAGGaacggaggcggagaagggctTGTACCTGCAGGCTGCGGGGGACCTCTTTGAACGGCTACGGCCAgggcagcagctctgcgtctcCTTCTTCGAAATCTACTGCAACTCGCTTTACGACCTGCTCAACCACCGGCACCCCATTGTCCTCCGCGAGGATGCCCACCGCCGCGTGAACATCTGTGGCGTCACTTGGTGCACTGTCGCAACGGTCGAGGAGCTGTGGCGGCTCGTGCAGTCCGGCatggagcagcgccgcagcggcacaacaACCGCGAACGAGCACTCCAGCCGCTCCCACGCGGTGCTGTCCCTCCGCATCACAGACAGCAAGAACCCCGACTTCACCGGCACTGTCAACTTTGTCGACCTGGCCGGAAGCGAGCGGGCCGCCGACACGGCCGCACATGACCGCCTGACGCGACTCGAGGGTGCAGAGATCAACAAGTCCCTACTGGCGCTCAAGGAGTGCATTCGTGCCTTGGATGAGAAGAAGAAACACGTTCCGTTTCGTGGCTCCCGGCTCACGGAGGTGCTCCGCGCCAGCTTCACCGGCAACAGCAAGACGGTCATGATCGCAGCGGTGTCGCCAAGTTCCGTGAACCACGAGCACACCAACAACACGCTGCGGTATGCCTTCCGCGTCAAAGGGCTGAGCATCCCCTCTTTGGGGCCGAGCAAAGCGCGCAACGCGCCACGGCTCTACCTGCCGGTCGCTCGCAGTCGCTCaagagcagctgccgctgccgccacgaaCGAGCCCACCTCAACCTCAGCTGTGGCGGAGTGCAGCTTCAACACCAAGCCCCCAGATGAGGCAGCGTCCCCGCCGAggccgcgccgcgcgcgaaGGCGACGGTACGCCTACAAGAAGGCACACGAACCGCAGAGCGAAATCGGCATCCTTGATACCAATGAGAGCTTCACCAGCGACACGGCGACCGAGTCGCCAAGGCCGCGCATGCGAATAGCACAGAGGGCACGCCCGCACAAGGTCGGGCGTAACTCGATGGGGTCCTCTACCTCTGCGAAGCAGCAGAAAATGTGTTCCTTAGTGCCCTACATTATGGAGTCGCTGTCACTGCGTCGGACGAGGCAACGAACGCTGAAAGAAcacttgccgccgccgcgtgccgCGCCCTCTATCTGCGAGTCCTCCGACCTCCTCCTAGCTAATGTGAGTGACATAGATTCGAAATCGAGGGCACTCGTGGAGATGGTTTTGCCACATGTGAAAGGCGTCACccgccacccctcctccctcacctccgtggatgtggcggcgctggagcagcgtCTCACGCTCCAAATCATTGCACAGCTGAGGCTAGACCTTGgtcagcagctggaggaggtgctcatGGAGAAAGACACCACCattgcggcgctgcggagcGAGAACGAAAAGCTGCGACAGGTGCTGGACAAGGCGGAAAAAGATGAGCAGTTTTACGGGTGCTCACCGAGGGACGGTGAAGTCCAGAAGCGACCGGCGATTCTGCCGGCCCTCGTGTacccctcctcgccgagTATCCTGCAAGAGCAGCTGTCATCCGGCGTCTCGACAGCATCGGTCGGGGACGAGGCTCCTCTGCACGTTCTGTCAGAGTAA